A single genomic interval of Prunus dulcis unplaced genomic scaffold, ALMONDv2, whole genome shotgun sequence harbors:
- the LOC117613013 gene encoding zinc finger MYM-type protein 1-like → MAYRRCLIASIKCTKFLLRQGLSFRGNDESATSSNRGNYLELLQFLADNDEKVKEVVLENAPGNLKLVAPKIQKDIVNACAGETLDVIMSDLKDRFFSILVDEARDIFVKEQMAMVLRYVDDKGHVIERFVGVQHVTDTTSSSLKDAIDIFFSSNGLSFSKLRGQGYDGASNMRGELKGLKTKILREQPCAYYVHCFAHQLQLALVAVAKKNIDIASFFTTTNSVVNHVGASCKRRDALRAQLQEELVIAFENDCLITGRGLHQETSLKCAGDTRWSSHYGTIISIISMFSSVIHVLQMIIDDNPNDSAGEANKIQREMLTFQFVFHPFLMKAILGLTNDVSQALQKKDQEIVNAMALVKSCKEKLHWMRNNGFDALVEEVSSFCDKHHIDVPNMDEAFVLPGRSRRNAPIKTNRHHYRVELFIYVIDEQLTELDDRFNEVNTELLICLACLSPNDSFVAFDKQKLLRLAQFYPQDFSDGDLLALDDQLELYIHYVSSSSDFSDLHGIGDLAKKMVETRMHRAFNYVYLLITLALVLPVATASVERAFSVMNIIKGPLRNKMGDQWLSDSLLVYVEKDVFDCIENEAIMLRFQNMNPRRGQL, encoded by the coding sequence ATGGCATATCGAAGATGCTTAATTGCATCAATCAAGTGCACTAAGTTTCTATTGAGACAAGGTCTTTCTTTTCGTGGAAATGATGAAAGTGCCACTTCAAGCAATAGGGGAAATTACTTGGAGCTATTGCAATTCCTTGCAGACAATGATGAGAAAGTTAAAGAAGTTGTGTTGGAAAATGCTCCGGGGAATCTCAAGTTAGTAGCTCCAAAGATTCAAAAAGATATTGTCAATGCATGTGCCGGGGAAACACTTGATGTCATCATGAGTGATTTAAAAGATAGATTCTTTTCTATATTGGTGGATGAAGCACGTGATATTTTTGTGAAAGAGCAAATGGCTATGGTGTTGCGTTATGTGGATGACAAAGGGCATgtaattgaaaggtttgtgggggTTCAACATGTTACCGACACCACTTCAAGTTCACTAAAGGATGCCATTGacatattcttttcttccaatGGTTTGAGCTTTTCCAAGTTACGAGGACAAGGTTATGATGGAGCTAGCAATATGAGAGGTGAGTTGAAAGGCCttaaaacaaagattttgagagaacaaCCTTGTGCATACTATGTTCATTGCTttgctcatcaacttcaactagCACTTGTTGCCGTAGCAAAGAAGAATATTGATATTGCCTCTTTCTTCACAACCACTAATAGTGTGGTTAACCATGTTGGAGCATCGTGTAAGCGGCGTGATGCACTTAGAGCACAACTTCAAGAAGAACTTGTGATAGCTTTTGAAAATGATTGTCTTATAACGGGGCGAGGTTTGCATCAAGAAACAAGTCTCAAATGTGCCGGTGACACACGATGGAGCTCACATTACGGTACCATTATTAGCatcatttctatgttttcATCTGTGATTCATGTGCTTCAAATGATTATTGATGATAATCCCAATGATAGTGCCGGTGAAGCAAATAAGATTCAAAGGGAAATGCTTACTTTTCAGTTTGTGTTTCACCCATTCTTAATGAAGGCTATATTGGGACTCACAAATGATGTGTCACAAgcattgcaaaagaaagatcaagaaaTTGTGAATGCAATGGCTTTGGTGAAATCATGCAAGGAAAAGCTACATTGGATGAGGAATAATGGGTTTGATGCATTGGTTGAAGAGGTGTCTTCATTTTGTGACAAACATCATATTGATGTTCCTAACATGGATGAGGCCTTCGTACTTCCAGGGAGGTCAAGGCGTAATGCTCCAATAAAGACAAATCGTCATCATTATCGTGTGGAGCTCTTTATTTATGTCATTGACGAGCAACTTACGGAGTTAGATGATCGTTTTAATGAGGTAAATACTGAGTTGCTTATTTGTTTGGCATGTTTGAGTCCAAATGATTCATTTGTAGCTTTTGATAAACAAAAGTTACTTCGTCTTGCTCAATTTTATCCTCAAGACTTTTCGGATGGGGATCTTTTGGCACTTGATGATCAACTTGAGCTTTATATTCATTATGTGAGTTCGAGTAGTGATTTCTCTGACTTGCACGGGATTGGTGATCTTGcaaaaaaaatggtggagaCAAGGATGCATCGAGCATTCAATTATGTGTATTTGCTTATTACATTGGCTCTAGTTTTACCGGTTGCTACTGCTTCAGTCGAGAGGGCATTCTCCGTCATGAATATTATCAAAGGTCCCCTTCGGAACAAAATGGGAGATCAATGGTTGAGTGATAGCTTGCTTGTTTATGTTGAGAAGGATGTTTTTGATTGTATTGAAAATGAAGCTATAATGCTAcgttttcaaaatatgaatcCTCGTCGTGGccaattgtaa